A DNA window from Turicibacter sp. TJ11 contains the following coding sequences:
- the deoB gene encoding phosphopentomutase has translation MKYKRIFLVIMDSVGAGELPDAKDYNDLGANTLKHIAKAANGLNMPNMQKLGLGNLTDIEGVAPIKPEKGYYTKCEELSTGKDTMTGHWEIMGLKITEPFQTFTETGFPKELIDELEARTGRKVVGNKSASGTEILDELGEHHLATGDLIVYTSADSVLQIAAHEEVIPVEELWNICKIAREITMKDEWKVGRIIARPFIGEKQGAFKRTPNRHDYALKPFGRTVLNELKDANQEVIAIGKINDIYVGEGITDSILTKSNEDGMNQLLNVMKRKFSGLAFLNLVDFDAMYGHRRDALGYAKCLEEFDVQLGEVLAQMNADDLLIISADHGNDPTAAGSDHTREYIPLIMYSPSMQNGGELAIGKSFANIGATVAQNFGVEIPAIGTSYLDELN, from the coding sequence ATGAAGTATAAACGTATATTTTTAGTCATTATGGACTCTGTTGGTGCTGGTGAATTACCAGATGCGAAAGACTATAATGATTTAGGGGCAAATACATTAAAACATATTGCAAAGGCGGCAAACGGATTAAACATGCCAAATATGCAAAAGCTTGGATTAGGAAACTTAACCGATATTGAAGGCGTTGCGCCAATAAAGCCTGAAAAAGGATATTATACAAAGTGTGAAGAATTATCGACAGGAAAAGATACCATGACGGGTCACTGGGAGATCATGGGGCTAAAAATTACAGAACCTTTTCAAACATTTACAGAAACTGGGTTTCCTAAAGAATTAATTGATGAATTAGAAGCTCGCACAGGACGCAAAGTCGTTGGAAATAAATCCGCTTCTGGAACAGAAATCTTAGATGAATTAGGAGAGCATCACTTAGCAACAGGTGATCTGATTGTATATACGTCAGCAGATTCTGTGTTACAGATTGCGGCTCATGAGGAAGTGATTCCAGTAGAGGAGTTATGGAACATTTGTAAAATCGCTCGTGAAATCACGATGAAAGATGAGTGGAAAGTAGGACGTATCATTGCACGTCCGTTCATCGGTGAAAAACAAGGAGCGTTTAAGCGTACACCTAATCGTCATGATTATGCGTTAAAACCATTTGGACGTACCGTTTTAAATGAACTAAAGGACGCTAATCAAGAAGTCATTGCCATCGGTAAAATTAATGATATTTATGTAGGTGAAGGAATCACTGATTCAATCTTAACTAAATCAAACGAAGATGGAATGAATCAGCTATTAAACGTGATGAAACGTAAGTTTAGTGGATTAGCCTTTTTAAACTTAGTTGATTTTGATGCGATGTATGGACATAGACGTGATGCATTAGGTTATGCCAAGTGTTTAGAGGAATTTGATGTTCAATTAGGAGAGGTATTAGCTCAAATGAACGCTGATGATTTATTAATTATTTCAGCAGATCATGGAAATGATCCAACGGCTGCAGGAAGTGATCATACGAGAGAATACATTCCACTTATCATGTACTCACCTTCTATGCAAAACGGTGGCGAGTTAGCGATTGGAAAATCATTTGCTAATATCGGAGCAACCGTAGCACAAAACTTTGGTGTAGAAATTCCTGCTATTGGAACAAGTTATTTAGATGAATTAAATTAA
- a CDS encoding transcription repressor NadR, which yields MDSEARRLAIYETLKATSNPIKGSELAKQYGVSRQVIVQDIALLRAKGIQVVATPTGYLIQELVASGLLKTICCHHGSSIDELKNELELIISYGGKIFDVIVEHPIYGEIRVVLNLNYLKDVRSFIERVSQAEIKPLSLLTEGVHYHTLEVEDEKMYEEIVTALKKQHFIYE from the coding sequence ATGGACTCAGAAGCACGACGTCTAGCCATCTATGAAACGTTAAAGGCTACATCAAACCCGATTAAAGGAAGTGAACTTGCGAAACAATATGGCGTCAGTCGTCAAGTCATCGTACAAGATATTGCATTATTACGTGCTAAAGGCATTCAAGTTGTAGCCACTCCTACTGGTTATCTTATCCAAGAACTAGTCGCATCCGGTCTTTTGAAAACGATTTGTTGTCATCATGGATCGTCAATCGATGAACTAAAGAACGAGTTAGAGTTAATTATATCGTACGGTGGAAAGATTTTTGATGTTATCGTTGAACATCCAATCTATGGAGAAATCCGAGTAGTTTTAAACTTAAATTATTTAAAAGATGTTCGATCATTTATTGAACGAGTGAGCCAAGCTGAAATCAAGCCGTTATCTTTATTAACCGAAGGGGTTCATTATCATACGTTAGAAGTTGAGGACGAAAAGATGTATGAGGAAATTGTCACTGCATTAAAGAAACAGCATTTTATTTATGAGTGA
- a CDS encoding PTS transporter subunit IIC, whose amino-acid sequence MRNQLIKTLNGMGTGLLATLVVGTILIQMGTLFNVSFLKQLGEFAKVLMAPAIGVGVGVALQVKPLILFSCLVTAVIGAGAIQSIEGQMVLSIGEPVGAYLTSLFTAYIGQRLIGKTKVDIILVPMSCLIVGGLIGIFFSPVITQVTKMIGMFINEATQLQPLYMGAIISMVMCLVILSPISSAALAVALGLEGLAGGSAVVGCACSMVGFAVISYHENGIDGLLSQGIGTSKIQFGNAVKNPYIIIPTLVASFICGMLSTTFFKMECNRLGAGMGTSGLVGQIQTISVMGTQAIPSVIILHFILPALISLISVRILHKKGFIKLGDLKLSLD is encoded by the coding sequence ATGAGAAATCAGTTGATTAAAACATTAAATGGAATGGGAACTGGATTATTAGCAACGTTAGTAGTCGGAACCATTTTGATTCAAATGGGAACGTTATTCAATGTTTCATTTTTAAAGCAGTTAGGTGAATTTGCAAAGGTTTTAATGGCACCCGCTATTGGCGTAGGAGTTGGGGTGGCTCTTCAGGTCAAACCACTGATTCTTTTTTCATGTTTAGTCACAGCGGTCATTGGAGCGGGAGCCATCCAATCAATAGAAGGGCAAATGGTTTTAAGTATTGGTGAACCAGTCGGTGCCTATTTAACATCCTTATTCACTGCATATATTGGGCAACGATTGATTGGAAAAACAAAGGTCGATATCATCTTAGTTCCAATGAGCTGTTTAATCGTTGGTGGGCTGATTGGCATCTTTTTTTCACCTGTAATAACCCAAGTGACAAAAATGATTGGGATGTTTATTAATGAAGCCACACAACTTCAACCGTTATATATGGGCGCTATCATCTCAATGGTGATGTGTCTCGTTATTTTGTCACCTATATCATCAGCAGCCTTAGCAGTTGCGTTAGGTCTTGAAGGATTAGCAGGAGGATCAGCCGTTGTTGGATGTGCTTGTTCAATGGTTGGATTTGCGGTTATTTCCTATCATGAAAATGGGATAGATGGACTGCTCTCACAAGGCATCGGAACGTCAAAAATTCAGTTTGGAAATGCGGTAAAAAATCCGTATATCATCATTCCTACACTAGTTGCTAGTTTCATATGCGGAATGCTTTCTACTACTTTTTTTAAGATGGAGTGTAATCGTTTAGGCGCAGGCATGGGAACAAGCGGTCTAGTTGGACAGATTCAAACGATTTCAGTGATGGGAACACAAGCCATCCCCTCTGTTATCATTTTACATTTTATACTTCCCGCTTTGATAAGTTTGATAAGCGTTCGTATCCTACATAAAAAAGGATTCATTAAGCTAGGTGATTTAAAACTGTCTTTAGATTAG
- a CDS encoding CehA/McbA family metallohydrolase — protein MKYWIHTFLIFYSLMTLCQLQPFLNERDQLVNQWVEFKQGEVMGVIEDEHGKPMIAQLRFFDPDGAIVKRIQSNEEGSFEAVLDEGRYTLEISKGYEYEIKQLPIEVQNENPLTLTSISLARIMDWGAKQYISGDFHQHSQFSPDGRNTISEVFDANRANGLNSGALTDHNTVSGNDEWVTLAKDSNFIAIPSQEITTKQGHYVALNTTELLDITELETKNDVEKMISMIHEQGGLVQINHPGRQFLNWEQAALFDAIEIWNGRAMPPLSDQSGVETSFSYNEISKKKWFDLLSSGVKITALGNSDNHDISGGSMGASISENKTFNEWMADGWYNGNPRNYIKVEEQSITGILDGIKQGHVFITNGPLMDITMNNVSFGDTLENVVDAEISYLIASNHGNLQQLNIIADGKVIEEIPLAANVPTIGTVTLNLSAYHWVVFEVTSESFEYAISNPIYLK, from the coding sequence ATGAAGTATTGGATACATACATTTTTAATTTTTTATTCATTAATGACCTTATGCCAACTTCAACCGTTTTTAAATGAGCGTGATCAATTAGTTAATCAGTGGGTTGAATTTAAACAAGGTGAGGTGATGGGGGTTATTGAGGATGAACATGGAAAACCGATGATCGCCCAGTTACGTTTTTTTGATCCCGATGGAGCTATTGTGAAACGAATTCAAAGTAATGAAGAAGGAAGTTTTGAAGCTGTATTAGATGAAGGACGATATACATTAGAGATTTCAAAAGGATATGAATATGAAATTAAACAGTTACCCATTGAAGTACAAAATGAAAATCCGTTAACGTTAACATCTATTTCATTAGCAAGAATCATGGATTGGGGAGCCAAGCAATATATTAGTGGCGATTTTCATCAACATTCTCAATTTAGTCCAGATGGAAGAAACACCATTAGTGAAGTGTTTGATGCAAATCGGGCGAATGGTTTAAATAGTGGCGCATTAACTGATCATAATACGGTAAGTGGGAATGATGAATGGGTGACGTTAGCTAAAGATTCTAATTTTATAGCCATTCCTTCACAAGAAATTACAACTAAACAAGGTCATTACGTTGCTTTAAATACAACGGAGTTACTGGATATAACAGAGTTAGAAACAAAAAATGATGTAGAAAAAATGATTTCAATGATTCATGAGCAAGGGGGATTAGTTCAAATTAATCATCCAGGACGTCAATTTTTAAATTGGGAACAAGCGGCTTTATTTGATGCGATTGAAATTTGGAATGGACGTGCAATGCCGCCTTTGTCTGATCAAAGCGGAGTTGAGACCTCATTTAGTTATAATGAAATCAGTAAAAAGAAATGGTTTGACTTATTATCATCAGGAGTAAAAATCACAGCACTTGGTAATTCTGATAATCACGATATTAGTGGAGGTAGCATGGGGGCTTCAATCAGTGAAAACAAAACCTTTAATGAGTGGATGGCTGATGGATGGTATAATGGAAATCCAAGAAACTATATTAAAGTCGAAGAGCAAAGTATCACAGGAATTTTAGACGGAATTAAGCAAGGGCATGTGTTTATTACAAATGGTCCACTCATGGACATTACGATGAATAATGTTTCTTTTGGCGATACATTAGAAAATGTAGTTGATGCCGAAATCTCTTATCTCATCGCTTCAAATCATGGAAATTTACAACAGTTAAATATTATTGCTGATGGTAAAGTGATTGAAGAAATTCCGCTTGCTGCTAATGTTCCAACGATAGGGACGGTCACATTAAATTTATCAGCGTATCACTGGGTTGTGTTTGAAGTGACGAGTGAATCATTTGAGTATGCGATTTCAAATCCAATTTATTTAAAATAA
- a CDS encoding Dabb family protein, with translation MVKHIVMWKIQGINGQTKEETAQQIKRGLEDLNGQIEGLIKLEVGIDFLQTDSSYDVVLYSELTDKEALDFYQNHPLHVKAATEIVKPAATSRIVVDYEM, from the coding sequence ATGGTTAAGCATATCGTTATGTGGAAAATTCAAGGTATCAATGGTCAAACAAAAGAAGAAACAGCGCAACAGATTAAACGTGGATTAGAAGATTTAAACGGTCAAATTGAAGGTTTAATTAAGCTAGAAGTAGGAATTGACTTTTTACAAACGGACTCATCTTATGATGTTGTTTTATACTCAGAGTTGACAGATAAAGAAGCGTTAGATTTTTATCAAAATCATCCACTACACGTTAAAGCAGCGACAGAAATTGTAAAACCTGCCGCAACGTCTCGTATTGTCGTTGATTACGAAATGTAA
- a CDS encoding carbohydrate kinase family protein yields the protein MKNNLEAYNLVFGISIYDIFGFTASNYRSHDSNPGRVKVSFGGVCRNIAENMARVGANTKFISVLGNDEKGKSILEHSKTMNFDMSDSLVVEGASTPTYVAILDENGEMVSAIVDINVDHHLTEEFIDSKASIIEGAEYMFFGADNPNIIEYIVKKYQGKTKFVLDPVSAAKAAHVKHLMPYFHTVKPNRHEAEVLCGFEIKSVDDVRKAGHYFLSLGVKHVFISLDADGVYYCTGEEEGIVKPNRVEVVNVTGAGDSFIAGVGYAYLNDLSTLETVKLAQTMSIITISHEETIHPEMAVDYVMKKVNTIDWTVTTF from the coding sequence ATGAAAAACAATCTAGAAGCATATAATTTAGTCTTTGGTATATCAATTTACGATATTTTTGGATTTACCGCTTCAAATTATCGCTCACATGACTCAAATCCAGGGCGTGTCAAAGTATCTTTTGGTGGAGTTTGTCGCAACATTGCGGAAAACATGGCACGTGTCGGTGCAAATACAAAGTTTATTTCAGTGTTAGGAAATGACGAAAAAGGAAAAAGTATTCTAGAACATTCAAAAACAATGAATTTTGATATGTCAGATTCATTAGTTGTTGAAGGAGCTTCAACCCCAACCTATGTTGCAATCTTAGATGAGAATGGTGAAATGGTTTCTGCCATTGTAGATATTAATGTGGATCATCATTTAACTGAGGAGTTTATTGATTCTAAAGCTTCAATTATTGAAGGGGCAGAATATATGTTCTTTGGAGCAGATAACCCAAATATTATTGAATACATTGTAAAAAAATATCAAGGTAAAACAAAATTTGTTTTAGATCCTGTTTCTGCTGCAAAAGCAGCACATGTTAAACACTTAATGCCATATTTTCATACGGTTAAACCAAATCGTCATGAAGCAGAGGTATTATGTGGATTTGAAATTAAATCGGTTGATGATGTTCGCAAAGCAGGTCACTATTTTCTTTCATTAGGAGTTAAACATGTATTTATTAGCTTAGACGCTGATGGCGTTTACTACTGCACAGGTGAAGAAGAAGGAATCGTGAAACCAAATCGTGTAGAAGTTGTCAATGTAACTGGAGCAGGTGATTCATTTATTGCAGGTGTTGGATATGCGTATTTAAATGACTTATCAACTTTGGAAACGGTTAAATTAGCACAAACAATGTCAATTATTACAATTTCTCATGAAGAGACGATTCACCCTGAAATGGCTGTTGATTATGTGATGAAAAAAGTCAATACCATTGACTGGACGGTAACAACCTTTTAA
- a CDS encoding alpha-glucosidase has product MNHVWWKEAVAYQIYPRSFMDSNGDGIGDLNGIILKLDYLKSLGIDVIWVSPFYKSPNDDCGYDISDYQDIMKEFGTMEDFDRLLAEVHKRGMKLIADLVINHTSDEHPWFIESRSSLDNPKRDWYIWRDGKNGEEPNNWESIFSGSAWEYDEATDQYYMHLFSKKQPDLNWENEEVRQALYDMVNWWLDKGIDGFRVDAISHIKKEPGLKDMPNPQELKYVSSFDKHMNVEGIHTLLDDLKKNTFDQYDIMTVGEANGVKVEDAHLWVGEQEGKFNMVFQFEHLGLWKDQGNQGLNLSELKKILTKWQKGLEGVGWNALYIENHDLARIVSTLGDDQNYWKESATALGMMYFMMQGTPFIYQGQEIGMTNVKFNQVEDYQDVQSTGLYYSKLEQGMAHDDIMEIIWATARGNSRTPMQWSQEANGGFTTGTPWLAVNPNYEIINVEAQEKDPHSILNFYKEMIALRKSEDVFIYGSYDLVFEEHTDIYAYTRTLDHKRVLILCNLTNKETGIELDDLSVSSHQLLLSNISVDEHESIRELTLKPFESRIYRLG; this is encoded by the coding sequence ATGAATCATGTTTGGTGGAAAGAGGCCGTTGCTTATCAAATCTATCCAAGAAGTTTTATGGATTCAAATGGAGATGGGATTGGGGATTTAAACGGAATTATATTAAAACTAGATTACTTAAAATCATTAGGCATTGATGTTATTTGGGTGAGTCCATTTTATAAATCACCTAATGATGACTGCGGTTATGATATTAGTGATTATCAAGATATTATGAAAGAGTTTGGAACGATGGAAGACTTTGATCGCTTATTAGCTGAGGTTCATAAACGTGGAATGAAGTTAATTGCAGACTTAGTGATTAATCATACAAGTGATGAACATCCATGGTTCATTGAATCGCGATCGTCACTTGATAATCCAAAACGTGATTGGTATATTTGGCGTGATGGAAAAAACGGAGAAGAACCTAATAACTGGGAAAGTATTTTTAGTGGTTCAGCATGGGAATATGATGAAGCGACAGACCAATATTACATGCATCTTTTCTCAAAAAAACAACCTGATTTAAACTGGGAAAATGAAGAGGTCCGTCAAGCATTATATGATATGGTCAACTGGTGGTTAGATAAAGGGATTGATGGATTTCGCGTCGATGCCATTAGCCACATAAAAAAAGAACCTGGACTTAAAGATATGCCAAATCCACAAGAATTAAAATATGTTTCATCATTTGATAAACACATGAATGTGGAAGGGATTCATACGTTATTAGATGACTTGAAAAAAAATACCTTTGATCAGTACGACATTATGACGGTTGGTGAAGCGAATGGCGTAAAAGTTGAGGATGCTCATTTATGGGTAGGGGAACAAGAAGGAAAGTTTAACATGGTTTTTCAGTTCGAACATTTAGGTTTGTGGAAAGATCAAGGGAATCAAGGACTTAATTTAAGTGAATTAAAAAAAATCTTAACTAAATGGCAAAAAGGTTTAGAAGGTGTTGGATGGAATGCCTTATATATTGAAAACCATGATTTAGCACGTATTGTTTCAACCCTTGGAGATGATCAAAACTACTGGAAAGAAAGTGCAACTGCCCTTGGAATGATGTATTTCATGATGCAAGGAACGCCATTCATTTATCAAGGACAAGAAATCGGAATGACAAACGTTAAATTCAATCAAGTAGAAGATTATCAAGATGTTCAAAGTACAGGTCTTTATTACTCTAAACTTGAACAAGGAATGGCGCACGACGATATTATGGAAATTATTTGGGCAACAGCACGTGGGAATAGTCGAACGCCAATGCAATGGAGTCAGGAAGCGAATGGTGGATTTACAACGGGGACCCCATGGTTAGCTGTGAATCCAAATTATGAAATCATTAATGTTGAGGCTCAAGAAAAAGATCCTCATTCTATTTTAAACTTCTATAAAGAGATGATTGCTTTAAGAAAATCAGAAGATGTCTTTATTTATGGAAGTTATGATTTAGTCTTTGAGGAGCATACGGATATTTATGCTTATACACGAACACTTGATCACAAGCGTGTATTAATCTTATGTAACTTAACGAACAAAGAAACGGGGATTGAGTTAGATGACTTATCTGTATCTAGTCATCAGTTATTATTATCAAATATTTCAGTGGATGAACATGAATCCATTCGTGAATTGACATTAAAACCATTTGAATCACGCATTTATCGCTTAGGATAA
- a CDS encoding PTS transporter subunit IIBC — protein sequence MKKPGFMSFDFWQKFGKALMVVIAVMPAAGIMISLGKLVGMSGDAALIATIARIMEDIGWAIIGNLHVLFAVAIGGSWAKERAGGAFSALIAFLLINRITGAIFGVSTEMLADSTATVQSLFGSDMIVSDYFTEVLGASALNMGVFVGIISGFLGASLFNKYYNFNKLPQALAFFNGKRFVPFVVIGGSVVTALILSIIWPFAQGVLNGFGQWIATSQDTAPILAPFVFGAGERLLLPFGLHHMLTIPMNYTELGGTYEILTGSNAGQIVAGQESLWLAWVTDLNNLKAAGDMDAYNTLLNSVTPARFKAGQVILSAASLMGAACAMFKNVDEEKKSAYKSMFVSAALATFLTGVSEPLEFMFMFISPVLYLIYAILAGCAFALADLINLRIHCFGMIEFMTRIPLMANAGLTGDMINFVLACLGFFAVNFGLFNFAIKKFKIATPGRLGNYNEEDEATEERASVKVGAGTQQANDIIFLLGGAENIVDVDACMTRLRVTVKDPESVSDQPNWKATGALGLIIKDNGIQAIYGPKADVLKSEIQDILGL from the coding sequence ATGAAAAAACCAGGATTTATGTCGTTTGATTTCTGGCAAAAATTTGGGAAGGCGTTAATGGTCGTTATTGCCGTTATGCCAGCAGCGGGAATTATGATTTCTTTAGGAAAATTAGTTGGAATGTCTGGAGATGCGGCGCTTATCGCAACAATCGCCCGCATTATGGAAGACATCGGTTGGGCTATTATTGGAAACTTACATGTTCTATTTGCCGTAGCAATCGGGGGGTCATGGGCAAAAGAACGTGCAGGTGGAGCATTCTCGGCCTTAATTGCATTTTTATTAATTAACCGTATTACGGGAGCAATCTTTGGCGTTTCAACAGAGATGTTAGCCGATTCAACGGCAACCGTTCAGTCATTGTTTGGATCTGACATGATCGTTTCTGATTACTTTACAGAAGTATTAGGGGCATCAGCTTTAAACATGGGGGTGTTTGTTGGGATTATTTCAGGATTTTTAGGAGCTTCATTATTCAACAAATATTATAATTTCAATAAGTTACCACAAGCTTTAGCGTTCTTTAATGGAAAACGTTTCGTCCCGTTTGTTGTTATTGGAGGTTCAGTTGTTACAGCTTTAATCTTATCGATTATTTGGCCATTTGCACAAGGAGTATTAAATGGCTTTGGACAATGGATTGCAACTTCACAAGATACGGCACCTATTTTAGCACCGTTTGTTTTCGGAGCAGGAGAGCGTTTATTATTACCATTTGGTCTTCACCATATGTTAACCATCCCAATGAACTACACCGAATTGGGTGGAACGTATGAAATTTTAACGGGATCAAATGCTGGTCAAATTGTAGCTGGACAAGAATCATTATGGTTAGCTTGGGTAACAGATTTAAATAACTTAAAAGCTGCGGGTGATATGGATGCGTACAATACATTATTAAATTCAGTCACACCAGCACGTTTTAAAGCCGGTCAAGTTATTTTATCAGCAGCTTCATTAATGGGAGCGGCGTGTGCTATGTTTAAAAACGTTGATGAAGAGAAAAAATCAGCTTATAAATCAATGTTTGTTTCAGCAGCTTTAGCCACTTTCTTAACAGGGGTATCTGAGCCATTAGAATTTATGTTCATGTTTATCTCACCTGTGTTATACTTAATTTATGCGATTTTAGCAGGATGTGCTTTTGCGTTAGCTGATCTAATTAATTTACGTATTCACTGCTTTGGGATGATTGAGTTTATGACACGTATTCCATTAATGGCAAATGCCGGATTAACAGGGGATATGATTAACTTTGTCTTAGCTTGCTTAGGATTCTTTGCTGTAAACTTTGGATTATTTAATTTTGCCATTAAAAAATTCAAAATTGCGACACCAGGGCGTTTAGGAAATTACAATGAGGAAGATGAAGCAACAGAAGAGAGAGCTTCGGTAAAAGTTGGAGCTGGAACTCAACAAGCGAATGATATTATTTTCTTATTAGGTGGGGCAGAAAATATTGTAGATGTAGATGCATGTATGACTCGTTTACGTGTTACAGTTAAGGATCCAGAAAGTGTATCTGATCAACCAAATTGGAAAGCAACAGGAGCTTTAGGATTAATTATTAAAGATAACGGAATTCAAGCGATTTATGGACCGAAAGCAGACGTGTTAAAATCAGAAATTCAAGATATTTTAGGCCTATAG
- a CDS encoding endonuclease/exonuclease/phosphatase family protein — translation MKVLTLNCHAWQEENQMEKIKHLAQVIKEKQYDVIALQEVMQLIDETTEEKVKQDNYAVVLLSELMKLGVYDYQFIWDLAHIGFDVYEEGLAILTKGEIKSAKSFLVTKSQDIQHFRTRRIVGLEIMHENQPITFYSCHLGWYHDEEEPFKGQVDELVAHLDSDQLNIIMGDFNNDANVRGEGYDYILSKGLIDTYTLAKTKDEGSTVVGKIDGWSENKRDLRIDLVLTNQPVTVKSSNVIFNGKNKDIVSDHYGVEVEFDLHS, via the coding sequence ATGAAAGTATTAACTTTAAACTGTCATGCGTGGCAAGAAGAAAATCAGATGGAAAAGATAAAACATTTAGCACAAGTCATTAAAGAAAAACAATACGATGTGATTGCTTTACAAGAAGTAATGCAATTAATCGACGAAACGACAGAAGAGAAAGTGAAACAAGATAATTACGCGGTTGTTTTATTGAGTGAATTAATGAAGTTGGGTGTTTATGACTATCAATTTATTTGGGATCTTGCTCATATTGGATTCGATGTTTATGAAGAAGGATTAGCTATTTTAACAAAAGGTGAGATTAAAAGTGCGAAGTCTTTTTTAGTCACAAAAAGTCAAGATATTCAACATTTCCGAACTCGTCGTATTGTTGGGTTAGAAATTATGCATGAAAATCAGCCAATCACGTTTTATTCTTGTCACTTAGGCTGGTATCACGATGAAGAGGAACCATTTAAAGGCCAAGTCGATGAATTAGTGGCTCACTTAGATTCCGATCAGCTTAATATTATTATGGGAGACTTTAATAATGATGCAAATGTACGTGGAGAAGGGTATGACTACATATTAAGTAAAGGCTTAATTGATACGTACACATTAGCAAAAACAAAAGATGAGGGGTCAACGGTTGTAGGAAAGATTGATGGATGGTCTGAAAATAAAAGAGATTTACGAATTGATCTTGTTTTAACGAATCAACCTGTGACTGTTAAATCATCAAATGTTATTTTCAATGGCAAAAATAAAGACATTGTATCTGATCATTATGGAGTTGAAGTAGAATTTGATCTGCATTCATAA
- a CDS encoding Yae1 family protein, with product MCNRNCNNTNTTNFDSNSIYNFGTDEDYGCGRRRGRCGSSDNQPIVTSGDVLATGNVFATGNVYRVGQTTTSATGNQSTSSTNGTGTSSCNQTCSSCNTGGCCCRGAYRQGFQQGCQQGYRQGVQQGTQQGYKQGFQKGCQQGYQQGYRQGYINGRCSASNNGCCSQNNGGCSTTADDEFFLF from the coding sequence ATGTGTAATAGAAACTGTAATAATACAAATACTACTAATTTTGATTCAAATTCAATCTATAATTTTGGAACTGATGAAGATTACGGATGTGGAAGAAGACGTGGACGTTGTGGAAGTAGTGACAATCAACCTATCGTAACGAGTGGGGATGTCCTTGCCACAGGTAATGTTTTCGCCACAGGTAATGTTTATCGTGTGGGTCAAACAACTACGTCGGCAACAGGTAATCAATCAACATCTAGTACAAATGGAACAGGCACTTCATCATGCAATCAAACATGTTCATCATGTAATACAGGTGGATGTTGCTGTCGAGGCGCTTATCGCCAAGGGTTCCAACAAGGATGTCAACAAGGGTATCGCCAAGGGGTTCAACAAGGAACTCAACAAGGATATAAACAAGGATTCCAAAAAGGTTGCCAACAAGGTTATCAACAAGGATATCGTCAAGGATATATTAATGGTCGATGCAGTGCAAGTAACAATGGTTGTTGTTCCCAAAACAATGGCGGATGTTCAACTACAGCTGATGATGAATTCTTTTTATTCTAA